The following coding sequences are from one Rhodobiaceae bacterium window:
- the epsM gene encoding putative acetyltransferase EpsM: protein MNEEVWILGGGGHAKVVVATLQSMGKTIGTIFDDTPAKIGQQVLGVEIGSITPSPNWWREENRHAFIAIGDNAIRSQLSSLDAEWIVAKHTKSVVHQSVEIGEGTLICAGVVIQPDTGLGCHVIANTSCSIDHDCTVGDFAHVGPGAVLAGGVQVGAAAFVGAGATIMPGLSIGSGAVIGAGAVVTRDVAAGQKVAGVPARELKSD from the coding sequence GTGAACGAAGAGGTCTGGATCTTAGGAGGAGGTGGGCATGCAAAGGTTGTTGTTGCGACGCTGCAGTCAATGGGAAAGACAATTGGTACCATTTTTGATGACACGCCCGCCAAAATCGGCCAGCAAGTACTCGGTGTTGAAATAGGGAGCATCACACCGTCGCCAAACTGGTGGCGGGAAGAAAATCGTCATGCTTTCATTGCAATTGGCGACAACGCGATCCGGTCGCAGTTAAGCTCCTTAGACGCTGAATGGATAGTTGCAAAGCACACCAAGAGCGTCGTGCATCAGAGTGTTGAGATCGGTGAAGGGACACTGATCTGTGCGGGTGTGGTGATCCAGCCTGATACAGGACTTGGTTGTCATGTCATCGCCAATACATCCTGCAGCATCGATCACGATTGCACGGTGGGAGACTTCGCACATGTTGGGCCCGGTGCTGTGCTTGCAGGTGGCGTGCAGGTGGGGGCGGCTGCATTCGTTGGCGCTGGCGCAACGATCATGCCGGGATTGAGCATCGGTTCAGGAGCTGTCATTGGCGCTGGTGCTGTGGTGACAAGAGATGTTGCTGCGGGACAGAAGGTTGCGGGTGTGCCGGCAAGGGAGTTGAAGAGTGACTGA
- the epsN gene encoding putative pyridoxal phosphate-dependent aminotransferase EpsN: MEVFDSNFVAPAGPMIDRFEEEFCAFTGHKAAVALSSGTAAMDIALRLLDVGENDEVWVSDLTFIGGVSPILYRGAKPVFLDVSKDTWTLDVALLTAELERANQSGRLPKAVIPVDLYGQSCDLDPIVSICAQYGVPVVVDSAESMGATYEGRHAGVGAALAVYSFNGNKIMTTAGGGMLAGADEEMLSRARYLAQQARQPVIHYEHTETGYNYRMPSLCAAVGVGQLEVLTDRVARRREIFEVYTDTLGRYEGIEMMPEASYGCANRWLSVLTMSPSDISISPADVCEVAARQGVECRPVWKPMSHQPVFGNARSVLTGVGERLFKTGLCLPSGSAMSDVDLERAISVIKSAMGLH; this comes from the coding sequence ATGGAGGTGTTTGACAGCAACTTCGTGGCGCCTGCGGGCCCGATGATTGACAGGTTTGAGGAGGAGTTCTGCGCGTTTACCGGTCATAAAGCTGCTGTGGCTCTATCAAGCGGTACTGCAGCGATGGATATTGCTCTTCGATTGTTAGATGTCGGAGAAAATGATGAAGTTTGGGTCTCTGATCTGACCTTTATTGGCGGCGTTTCTCCAATACTTTACCGAGGGGCGAAGCCGGTATTTCTGGATGTCTCGAAGGATACGTGGACTCTTGATGTAGCGCTTTTGACGGCTGAGCTGGAAAGAGCAAATCAATCTGGACGCTTACCTAAGGCGGTTATACCAGTCGATTTATACGGCCAGTCTTGCGATCTCGATCCTATCGTAAGTATTTGTGCCCAATATGGCGTTCCCGTGGTTGTCGATTCTGCTGAGTCCATGGGCGCCACGTACGAGGGGCGCCATGCCGGCGTTGGTGCGGCTCTGGCTGTGTATTCATTCAACGGCAACAAGATAATGACGACTGCTGGCGGTGGTATGCTGGCCGGTGCAGACGAAGAAATGTTGAGCCGTGCGCGCTACCTAGCCCAACAAGCACGTCAGCCTGTAATTCACTACGAACATACCGAGACAGGCTACAATTACCGCATGCCGAGTCTCTGCGCCGCTGTGGGTGTAGGGCAATTGGAAGTGTTGACCGATCGAGTAGCTCGACGCCGGGAAATATTTGAGGTGTATACGGATACCCTCGGCAGATATGAGGGTATCGAAATGATGCCAGAGGCCTCATATGGGTGTGCAAATCGATGGTTATCGGTTTTGACTATGTCGCCGTCTGATATTTCCATTTCTCCAGCCGACGTGTGTGAAGTTGCAGCGCGTCAAGGCGTCGAGTGTCGCCCCGTCTGGAAACCCATGAGCCACCAGCCAGTTTTCGGAAACGCGCGGTCTGTTTTAACCGGCGTAGGTGAAAGGTTGTTCAAGACAGGACTATGCCTTCCTTCCGGGTCGGCAATGTCCGACGTAGATCTTGAGCGTGCTATCTCGGTGATAAAGAGTGCGATGGGACTACACTGA
- a CDS encoding glycosyltransferase domain protein (glyco_TIGR04440): MPSTGVSFLVPTFNRSHYLERNFRHLKPLLDNQECEVLILDGSTDEEHRKKNEDLSRVAGFDYRFYPSKEYTGYHRMIEALDRRAYPLVQLLPDDDFVNVQGVYELAEIVSADPSLVSAYGDYVNFVVKEDESELMILSFPDLSARDYVQDSPIDRLFWTMNEGPITSFYGVMRGDALQAALRGVVDVIEHYEDELFDFSFGDPLLVCLLLAQGKMRHCSLPYFGKELGQSIAKFVSMPGVEIFSNQSFVKKYEKLRGKVLEFFPSDMPQANAIAAIDAAWHSFLGGFSLSGYNTWHGLQASRMELGLPYETIPALEIPPQNVPGLAAAYWARYSYFADYLCDVHSLENVEVIEEWGYPHIEARRAIPAAALAMASSFPEIAAMVGDPVIPRFSEKSSVGKVRSLNVNAEGRVSL, from the coding sequence ATGCCCTCGACCGGCGTCTCATTTCTTGTTCCTACGTTCAATCGGTCTCACTATCTTGAGAGAAATTTTCGGCATCTTAAACCTCTGCTGGACAACCAAGAATGTGAGGTTTTGATCCTAGATGGTTCGACCGACGAGGAGCACCGGAAAAAGAATGAAGACTTGTCTCGTGTGGCTGGGTTTGATTATCGGTTTTATCCGTCTAAGGAATATACCGGTTACCATCGTATGATAGAAGCCCTGGATCGGCGGGCTTATCCATTGGTGCAACTGTTGCCCGACGACGATTTCGTAAATGTTCAGGGTGTATATGAGCTAGCGGAAATCGTTTCCGCGGATCCCAGTCTTGTGTCGGCATACGGCGACTATGTAAATTTCGTCGTCAAAGAAGACGAGTCAGAGCTGATGATCTTGTCCTTTCCGGATCTGAGTGCTCGAGATTACGTTCAAGATAGCCCTATTGATCGTCTCTTCTGGACCATGAACGAGGGGCCCATCACAAGTTTCTACGGTGTGATGAGAGGGGACGCGTTGCAGGCGGCTCTGAGAGGCGTTGTGGATGTGATCGAGCACTATGAAGACGAGCTGTTTGATTTTAGCTTTGGTGACCCTTTGCTCGTTTGTCTTTTACTTGCTCAAGGGAAAATGAGGCATTGCAGTCTGCCTTATTTCGGAAAGGAGTTAGGTCAGTCAATCGCTAAGTTCGTTTCGATGCCAGGGGTCGAAATTTTCTCCAACCAGAGTTTTGTAAAAAAATATGAGAAACTCCGGGGAAAAGTTCTGGAATTCTTTCCATCAGACATGCCTCAGGCAAACGCTATTGCGGCGATTGATGCCGCTTGGCATTCCTTTCTCGGTGGATTTAGCCTATCTGGCTACAACACATGGCACGGGCTGCAAGCATCAAGGATGGAACTCGGGCTCCCCTATGAAACGATTCCTGCACTAGAAATTCCACCACAAAATGTTCCTGGACTTGCGGCTGCCTATTGGGCCCGCTATTCATACTTCGCCGACTATCTATGCGATGTGCATTCGCTTGAAAACGTCGAAGTCATCGAGGAATGGGGGTATCCCCACATTGAAGCCCGGCGGGCAATCCCGGCGGCTGCACTAGCTATGGCAAGTAGTTTCCCCGAAATTGCGGCTATGGTTGGTGACCCAGTTATTCCTAGATTTAGCGAGAAAAGCTCTGTCGGTAAGGTTCGTTCATTGAATGTGAACGCTGAGGGTAGAGTGTCTCTATAA
- a CDS encoding O-antigen ligase has protein sequence MVSRNNLEQYIWIGFVAFFPVVGFVAPRSAAALVAVATIVTLGLFLWNERSFRALRSPIWIPFAVSLALLLFAGLVDGTSSHGIDRFSKLSLFLLIGVLLLLLIKNRMSQNGGSVDAALLVGYSAGLVLLAFQLATQHGLYGLLNPNNDPLDILHAANRPSVVMVLCFSAAFLAVRKTWSPAAGWVLGGVLIMLVAMSESQSAGAGMVVWMVVYGVAAIAPNLAIQLATWGGAGLILSMPFVFLVLLKIDTERAIEIPAASVGARLDIWYATSLEVLHSPIWGHGLEASRSIKDWQIDFVYFVGPNIPHPHNGPLQIWLDLGAIGAVVAAAIWVYLSRKIRSYSLDQQPALIAGLVAFLCILSISHGVWQSWWISVVFGVIGITSWIAKPEITDTK, from the coding sequence ATGGTGAGCCGAAATAACTTAGAGCAATATATTTGGATTGGGTTTGTAGCGTTCTTCCCAGTTGTCGGATTTGTCGCGCCACGCAGTGCGGCGGCTCTAGTTGCCGTCGCCACAATCGTTACATTAGGTTTGTTCTTGTGGAATGAGAGGAGTTTCAGAGCACTTCGATCCCCAATCTGGATCCCTTTCGCAGTGTCCTTAGCGTTGCTTTTATTCGCCGGGCTGGTCGATGGTACTAGCTCCCACGGCATCGATCGCTTCTCAAAACTCTCATTGTTTTTGCTGATTGGTGTACTTCTTCTCCTGCTTATAAAAAACCGCATGTCACAGAATGGCGGGTCGGTCGACGCTGCGCTACTAGTTGGCTATTCGGCCGGCCTTGTTTTGCTAGCCTTTCAACTAGCCACCCAGCACGGTCTGTACGGCTTGCTCAATCCAAACAATGATCCACTAGACATCCTGCATGCCGCAAATCGTCCAAGCGTGGTGATGGTATTGTGTTTCTCCGCAGCCTTCCTGGCTGTGCGAAAGACCTGGAGTCCTGCGGCCGGTTGGGTACTGGGCGGTGTGTTAATCATGCTGGTGGCGATGTCTGAAAGTCAATCAGCTGGCGCGGGTATGGTGGTTTGGATGGTTGTGTATGGTGTTGCAGCCATAGCGCCAAATCTCGCCATCCAATTGGCGACCTGGGGCGGCGCGGGACTCATCCTATCTATGCCGTTCGTGTTTCTTGTCTTGCTTAAGATTGACACAGAGCGGGCAATTGAAATTCCGGCAGCATCGGTTGGTGCCAGGCTAGATATCTGGTACGCGACGAGCTTGGAAGTGCTCCATTCCCCAATTTGGGGACATGGATTAGAGGCGTCGCGTTCGATCAAGGACTGGCAAATAGACTTCGTCTATTTCGTCGGCCCCAACATTCCCCATCCACATAACGGACCACTGCAGATCTGGTTGGATCTTGGCGCGATAGGGGCGGTCGTTGCGGCAGCTATATGGGTCTATTTGTCTCGGAAAATCCGATCTTATAGTCTGGACCAACAGCCCGCTCTTATCGCAGGCCTAGTGGCATTTTTGTGCATTTTGTCGATATCGCATGGGGTGTGGCAAAGCTGGTGGATTAGTGTTGTTTTTGGTGTGATCGGGATAACGTCCTGGATAGCGAAGCCTGAGATAACAGATACTAAGTGA
- the pglC gene encoding undecaprenyl phosphate N,N'-diacetylbacillosamine 1-phosphate transferase, translating to MGRPVLFLQKRTGLNGNLFEIIKFRTMRDAVDEKGSPLPDEQRSTRLGRFLRSTSLDELPELWNIIRGDMSFVGPRPLLPEYLPYYTDVQAQRHNVRPGLTGWAQVNGRNAQSWDDRLAFDVEYVSTMSFLGDMRILALTVLRVFSRSGISAAGHETMPRFDDQVRAGKAKGKLLGDQEQ from the coding sequence ATGGGACGACCAGTGCTTTTTTTGCAAAAGCGGACGGGGTTGAACGGAAATTTGTTTGAGATCATAAAGTTCCGGACGATGAGGGACGCAGTTGATGAGAAGGGGTCTCCGTTGCCAGACGAGCAACGCTCAACCCGTTTGGGGCGTTTCCTCCGGTCAACTAGTTTAGACGAGCTTCCTGAACTCTGGAACATCATTCGCGGTGACATGAGCTTCGTGGGTCCGCGGCCGTTGCTTCCGGAGTATCTTCCCTATTATACGGATGTTCAGGCGCAGAGGCACAATGTGCGCCCAGGCCTGACCGGTTGGGCGCAAGTAAATGGGCGCAATGCGCAAAGTTGGGACGACCGCCTTGCGTTCGATGTCGAGTACGTCAGTACGATGAGTTTCTTGGGAGACATGCGAATTTTGGCGCTCACAGTTTTGAGGGTGTTCTCTCGATCTGGCATCAGTGCGGCCGGGCACGAAACGATGCCGCGCTTCGATGACCAGGTTCGCGCCGGGAAAGCGAAGGGCAAGTTGTTGGGAGATCAAGAGCAGTGA
- a CDS encoding bifunctional 3-demethylubiquinone-9 3-methyltransferase/ 2-octaprenyl-6-hydroxy phenol methylase, whose amino-acid sequence MECRICQSVCGEPIYRSQSPSITSMATPIDVDTECYFCSSCGHLQSPDLFDLKTYYDSGYRISLDVSDHDQLYDFKDGEPVYRTDHQAGLVDSTIGLSEGARVLDYGAAKAETLKKLTNKHPRIDPHVFDVSEDYKSHWAEWLPKGRQACYALPDEWDGTFDLVTAHFVLEHVGEPLSMLQDVARLLKPTGKVFLSVPNVLGNPGDFLVVDHVNRFTPQSLREVFRRAGMQIDEIHTNLFRGAFVVVGSNAMSDEVSPESVESSAPVIELAEFWEQARRKLVAAADANPEKPSVIYGAGFYGAFVASQLINKINLVGFVDRNPHAQSQKFFGLPVFEPEGLPEDVEMVYAGLNPTVAPEIIRQWLEQIDRSDLGVTPLD is encoded by the coding sequence ATGGAGTGCCGTATCTGTCAAAGTGTCTGCGGAGAGCCAATTTATCGCTCACAGTCTCCATCGATTACGTCTATGGCTACGCCGATTGACGTAGATACAGAATGCTATTTCTGTTCCTCTTGTGGTCACCTGCAAAGTCCAGATCTATTCGATCTTAAAACTTACTACGATAGTGGATACCGAATTTCGCTAGATGTTAGCGATCACGACCAGCTCTATGATTTCAAAGACGGTGAACCAGTCTATCGAACGGATCATCAGGCTGGGCTTGTGGACTCTACTATCGGGTTGTCCGAGGGCGCTCGCGTGCTGGACTACGGCGCAGCAAAAGCCGAAACGTTGAAGAAGCTCACAAACAAACATCCGAGAATTGATCCTCATGTCTTTGATGTAAGCGAGGATTACAAGTCCCATTGGGCTGAGTGGCTGCCGAAAGGTCGCCAGGCGTGCTATGCTCTGCCGGATGAATGGGACGGAACTTTTGACTTGGTGACAGCGCACTTCGTTTTGGAGCATGTCGGTGAACCGTTATCGATGCTGCAGGATGTTGCGCGGCTGTTGAAGCCAACAGGGAAAGTATTCCTGTCAGTGCCCAATGTTCTTGGGAACCCCGGCGACTTCCTTGTTGTCGACCATGTGAACCGTTTTACGCCACAGTCTCTTAGAGAAGTTTTTCGCCGTGCTGGAATGCAGATTGATGAGATACACACCAATCTTTTCCGGGGAGCGTTTGTTGTAGTTGGCAGCAACGCAATGTCTGATGAAGTCTCGCCCGAGAGCGTGGAATCCAGCGCCCCTGTCATTGAGCTCGCGGAGTTTTGGGAACAGGCCAGACGCAAGTTGGTTGCTGCGGCAGACGCAAACCCAGAAAAACCTTCTGTTATTTATGGTGCAGGTTTCTATGGAGCCTTCGTCGCGTCCCAACTGATCAACAAAATCAACCTGGTGGGTTTTGTCGATCGTAATCCACATGCTCAATCCCAGAAATTTTTTGGTCTGCCAGTGTTCGAACCGGAGGGTCTCCCTGAAGATGTGGAGATGGTTTACGCAGGTCTAAATCCGACAGTTGCGCCTGAGATTATTCGGCAGTGGCTGGAGCAGATTGATAGAAGTGATTTAGGTGTAACTCCGTTGGATTGA